In the Pseudothauera hydrothermalis genome, one interval contains:
- the ribBA gene encoding bifunctional 3,4-dihydroxy-2-butanone-4-phosphate synthase/GTP cyclohydrolase II has translation MTALSPITEIIEDIRAGRMVILVDEEDRENEGDLVMAAEFVTPEAINFMAKFGRGLICLTLTEQRCRQLGLQQMVRDNRTPHGTAFTVSIEAATGVTTGISAHDRARTVQVAVARHAKPEDIVTPGHIFPLTAQKGGVLIRAGHTEAGCDLAQLAGLEPAAVICEILKDDGTMARLPDLIEFGQTHGLKIGAIRDLIQYRAATENLVEQVAEKEVDTPHGPFRLYAFEDKTSGDVHFALSRGNICPERETLVRVHEPISVVDFLDPESGRHSFPVHRALAALARAEAGVMVLLYRPQSGRELLASLSGHAQRPVKWDPRLFGVGAQILRALKVGRMRLMSNPQKIPSMTGFGLEITGFVAPDA, from the coding sequence ATGACCGCGTTGTCGCCGATCACCGAGATCATCGAGGACATCCGCGCCGGACGCATGGTCATCCTGGTCGACGAGGAAGACCGCGAAAACGAGGGCGACCTGGTCATGGCGGCGGAATTCGTCACCCCCGAGGCGATCAACTTCATGGCCAAGTTCGGCCGTGGGCTGATCTGCCTGACGCTGACCGAGCAGCGCTGCCGCCAACTGGGGCTGCAGCAGATGGTGCGCGACAACCGTACCCCGCACGGCACCGCGTTTACCGTCTCGATCGAAGCGGCAACTGGCGTGACCACCGGCATATCGGCGCATGACCGCGCACGCACCGTGCAGGTTGCCGTCGCCCGTCACGCCAAGCCGGAAGACATCGTCACCCCCGGTCACATTTTCCCGCTGACCGCGCAAAAGGGCGGTGTGCTGATCCGCGCCGGTCACACCGAAGCGGGCTGCGATCTGGCGCAACTGGCCGGGCTGGAACCGGCCGCGGTGATCTGCGAGATTCTCAAAGACGACGGCACCATGGCCCGCCTGCCCGACCTGATCGAGTTTGGCCAAACACATGGGCTGAAAATCGGCGCCATCCGCGACCTGATCCAATACCGTGCGGCCACCGAGAACCTGGTCGAGCAAGTAGCCGAAAAAGAAGTCGACACCCCGCACGGGCCCTTTCGCCTGTACGCGTTCGAAGACAAAACATCGGGCGATGTGCATTTTGCGCTGTCGCGCGGCAACATCTGCCCCGAGCGCGAGACCCTGGTGCGGGTGCACGAGCCGATCTCGGTGGTCGATTTCCTCGACCCGGAAAGCGGCCGGCACAGTTTTCCGGTCCATCGCGCGCTGGCCGCGCTGGCCCGTGCTGAAGCGGGCGTAATGGTTTTGCTCTACCGCCCGCAAAGCGGCCGCGAATTGCTGGCCAGCCTGAGCGGCCACGCCCAGCGGCCGGTCAAATGGGACCCCCGCCTGTTCGGCGTCGGCGCACAGATTCTGCGTGCGCTCAAGGTTGGCCGCATGCGGCTGATGTCCAATCCACAAAAAATCCCCAGCATGACCGGCTTTGGCCTGGAAATCACCGGGTTTGTGGCTCCCGACGCCTGA
- a CDS encoding riboflavin synthase, translating to MFSGIVAACGRIEEVTPRTDGVRLTVDVGGLDLTDVTIGDSIANNGVCLTVVAIAGNRVQFDVSRATLDCTVGLETPGAAVNLEKALRLSDRLGGHLVTGHVDGVGEVLRFAPVGDSHELVIRAPAAIAGYIARKGSITVNGVSLTVNRVVGTDFSINLIPHTVAVTNLKHLTASSRVNLEIDLIARYVERLAAWREESAQ from the coding sequence ATGTTTTCTGGAATCGTGGCCGCCTGTGGCCGTATCGAAGAGGTTACGCCGCGCACTGACGGCGTGCGCCTGACGGTGGATGTCGGCGGACTGGATCTGACCGATGTCACCATCGGAGACAGCATTGCCAACAACGGCGTGTGCCTGACCGTGGTGGCGATCGCCGGAAACCGGGTGCAATTCGACGTCTCGCGCGCGACGCTCGATTGCACGGTCGGTCTGGAGACGCCCGGTGCCGCGGTCAACCTGGAAAAAGCCCTGCGTCTATCCGATCGGCTTGGCGGACACCTGGTCACCGGCCATGTGGACGGCGTCGGCGAGGTGCTGCGCTTCGCCCCGGTAGGCGATAGCCACGAACTGGTGATTCGCGCGCCTGCGGCCATTGCCGGCTATATCGCGCGCAAGGGTTCGATCACCGTCAATGGCGTCAGCCTCACCGTCAACCGCGTCGTGGGCACGGATTTTTCCATCAACCTGATTCCGCACACCGTAGCGGTGACCAATCTCAAGCATCTGACGGCCAGCAGCCGGGTGAACCTGGAAATCGACCTGATCGCCCGTTATGTCGAACGGCTCGCCGCTTGGCGGGAGGAGTCCGCACAATGA
- the ribH gene encoding 6,7-dimethyl-8-ribityllumazine synthase, giving the protein MSRFEHITEYDIDLTGLGLRVGIVMSRFNQDVCEGLLSACVAELQRLGVSPELTRIATVPGALEIPLTLQTMARSGRFDALIALGAVIRGDTYHFELVANEMGAGITRVALDTGIPVANGVLTTEDDDQALARMQDKGRDCARAAVEMANLLKALK; this is encoded by the coding sequence ATGTCCCGCTTCGAGCACATCACCGAATACGACATCGATCTCACCGGCCTGGGTTTGCGCGTCGGCATCGTCATGAGCCGCTTCAACCAGGACGTGTGCGAAGGTCTGCTGTCGGCCTGCGTGGCCGAACTGCAGCGCCTGGGGGTGTCCCCCGAACTCACCCGCATTGCCACGGTACCGGGCGCGCTGGAGATTCCGCTGACCCTGCAGACCATGGCGCGCAGCGGCCGCTTCGACGCGCTGATCGCGCTCGGCGCGGTGATCCGCGGCGACACCTACCACTTTGAACTGGTGGCCAACGAAATGGGCGCGGGCATCACCCGAGTGGCGCTCGACACCGGCATCCCGGTCGCCAATGGTGTTTTGACCACAGAAGACGACGATCAGGCGCTCGCCCGTATGCAGGATAAAGGGCGCGATTGCGCCCGCGCAGCGGTCGAAATGGCCAATTTGCTGAAGGCGCTGAAATGA
- the dsbD gene encoding protein-disulfide reductase DsbD codes for MFRPQSLVVFLLGLLALLNLPARALDGPIEPEKAFAISARALDARTVEVVFRVHKDYYLYGDKFRFEADPPSVQLGSPERAPGQMKEDEFFGTVETLRGTVNILLPVVAAPQDVGRFRLTVTSQGCWDGGICYPPTPQSVDIDLLASPAPATGGLLDRVLAADAPTAIAPATAGPANDESGRIARLLGDASVPLVLASFFGFGLLLAFTPCTFPMIPILSGIIVGHGHQISRTRALGLSLAYVLGMAVMYAIAGVAAGLSGTLLSAALQNVWVLGAFALLFVALALSMFGFYELQLPTALQSRLADTAAQRKGGNLGGVAIMGALSALIVGPCVAAPLAGALLYIAQSGDAALGGAALFAMALGMGAPLIAVGVAARSVLPKAGPWMEGVKKAFGVMLLAVAVWLLTPVMPALLTMLAWAALLLFSGIFLRALDPLPPHAKGWLRFWKGVGVMLLLGGAAMLVGALAGSRDPLQPLAVLRAEASAGTRAAPVFERIGSEAELDARLATADRPVMLDFYADWCVSCKEMERYTFSDPAVAARMARMHLLKADVTANSAEHKALLRRFQLFGPPGIVFFDAAGRERADLRVVGFMPAADFGEILDRALR; via the coding sequence ATGTTCCGACCCCAGTCGCTCGTTGTCTTTCTGCTCGGCCTGCTGGCCCTCCTGAACCTGCCCGCTCGCGCCCTGGATGGGCCGATCGAACCGGAAAAAGCGTTCGCGATCTCGGCGCGCGCACTCGATGCGCGCACCGTGGAAGTCGTCTTTCGGGTGCACAAGGATTACTACCTTTACGGCGACAAGTTCCGCTTCGAAGCCGACCCGCCCAGCGTCCAGCTCGGCTCCCCTGAGCGCGCGCCGGGCCAGATGAAGGAAGACGAATTTTTCGGCACCGTCGAGACCCTGCGCGGCACGGTCAACATCTTGCTGCCCGTGGTGGCTGCCCCGCAGGACGTCGGCCGCTTTCGCCTGACGGTCACCAGTCAAGGTTGCTGGGATGGCGGCATCTGCTATCCACCGACGCCGCAAAGCGTCGATATCGATCTACTGGCCAGCCCGGCACCGGCCACCGGCGGCCTGTTGGATCGGGTACTCGCCGCCGATGCGCCCACCGCCATCGCCCCCGCGACCGCCGGTCCGGCTAATGATGAAAGCGGGCGCATTGCGCGCCTGCTCGGTGACGCCAGCGTGCCGCTGGTGCTGGCCAGCTTCTTCGGCTTCGGCCTTCTGCTCGCCTTCACGCCGTGCACTTTCCCGATGATTCCCATTCTGTCAGGCATCATCGTCGGCCACGGTCACCAGATCTCGCGCACCCGCGCCCTCGGCCTGTCGCTCGCCTACGTGCTGGGCATGGCGGTCATGTACGCGATCGCCGGCGTCGCCGCAGGGCTGTCCGGTACCCTGCTGTCGGCCGCGCTGCAAAACGTCTGGGTGTTGGGTGCCTTTGCGCTGCTGTTCGTCGCCTTGGCGTTGTCGATGTTCGGCTTCTATGAGCTGCAACTGCCCACCGCCCTGCAAAGTCGCCTGGCCGACACCGCGGCGCAGCGCAAAGGCGGCAACCTGGGCGGGGTAGCGATCATGGGTGCGCTCTCAGCCCTGATCGTCGGCCCCTGTGTCGCCGCACCGCTGGCCGGCGCCCTGCTCTACATCGCCCAAAGCGGTGATGCGGCACTGGGCGGTGCGGCGCTGTTCGCGATGGCGCTGGGCATGGGGGCGCCGCTCATTGCCGTAGGCGTGGCCGCGCGTAGCGTGCTGCCCAAAGCGGGTCCGTGGATGGAAGGGGTCAAGAAAGCCTTTGGCGTCATGCTGCTGGCGGTTGCGGTGTGGCTGCTCACCCCGGTGATGCCGGCGCTATTGACCATGCTGGCCTGGGCTGCGCTGCTGTTGTTTTCCGGTATTTTCCTGCGCGCGCTCGATCCGTTGCCGCCGCACGCCAAGGGTTGGCTGCGCTTTTGGAAGGGCGTCGGCGTGATGCTGTTGCTGGGCGGCGCCGCGATGCTGGTCGGCGCGCTGGCCGGTTCCCGCGACCCCCTGCAGCCGCTGGCCGTACTGCGCGCCGAAGCCAGCGCCGGCACACGCGCTGCACCGGTGTTCGAGCGCATCGGATCGGAGGCCGAACTGGACGCCCGCCTGGCCACCGCCGACCGTCCGGTAATGCTGGATTTTTACGCGGACTGGTGTGTGTCCTGCAAGGAGATGGAACGCTATACCTTTTCCGACCCGGCAGTGGCCGCGCGCATGGCGCGCATGCACTTGCTCAAGGCCGACGTCACCGCCAACAGCGCGGAGCACAAGGCGTTGCTGCGTCGCTTCCAACTGTTCGGTCCGCCGGGCATTGTCTTCTTCGATGCCGCCGGCCGGGAACGCGCCGACCTGCGGGTGGTGGGTTTCATGCCCGCTGCAGATTTTGGTGAGATCCTCGACCGAGCCTTACGCTGA
- a CDS encoding hemerythrin domain-containing protein gives MEALRIIEDEHQSLAAILHAVRYMLKEIGKGTLAPDFRLLRAMVHYLDAYPEQRHHPKEDQYLFARLKLRTDEGAEAMARLEQEHAGGQTRIKALETALHQYASGDKDGFDTFTRAFENFADFYRSHMLLEEREILPLCRKYFTDEDWEAVAAGFRENNDPMGGTRDTEDFQRIFSRLVAAAPPPIGLGAGPYRDD, from the coding sequence ATGGAAGCCCTACGCATCATCGAGGACGAGCACCAGTCGCTTGCCGCCATTCTGCACGCGGTGCGCTACATGCTGAAGGAGATCGGCAAAGGCACGCTCGCCCCCGACTTCCGTCTGCTGCGCGCCATGGTGCACTACCTGGACGCTTATCCCGAACAGCGCCACCACCCCAAGGAAGATCAGTACCTGTTCGCCCGCTTGAAACTGCGCACTGACGAGGGCGCCGAGGCCATGGCCCGCCTGGAGCAGGAGCACGCCGGCGGCCAGACGCGCATCAAGGCGCTGGAAACTGCGCTGCACCAGTACGCCAGCGGCGACAAGGACGGCTTTGATACCTTTACCCGTGCCTTCGAAAACTTCGCCGATTTTTATCGCAGCCACATGCTTTTGGAAGAACGCGAGATCCTGCCCTTGTGCCGAAAGTATTTCACCGACGAGGACTGGGAGGCGGTCGCAGCAGGCTTTCGTGAAAACAATGACCCGATGGGCGGCACCCGCGATACCGAGGACTTCCAGCGCATCTTCTCCAGGCTAGTAGCCGCCGCGCCGCCGCCTATCGGCCTGGGCGCGGGGCCCTATCGGGACGATTGA
- the nusB gene encoding transcription antitermination factor NusB, translated as MSSKSSRRRAREFALQGIYQWLLSGNGVALIEEHLEQASGFDKADRELFVSLLRGTLDNVAELQNVFTPFIDRPLSELSPVERSILLLATHELMRCPQTPYRVIINEAIELAKGYGATDGHRFVNGVLDKLAAQLRAAEIAALMRERQG; from the coding sequence ATGAGCAGCAAATCCTCCCGTCGTCGGGCGCGCGAATTCGCCTTACAAGGCATTTATCAGTGGCTGCTGTCCGGCAATGGCGTTGCGCTGATCGAAGAACATCTCGAACAGGCCAGCGGCTTCGACAAAGCGGACCGCGAACTTTTCGTGTCACTGCTGCGCGGCACCTTGGACAATGTTGCCGAGCTGCAAAACGTGTTCACCCCTTTTATCGACCGTCCGCTCTCGGAACTCTCGCCGGTCGAGCGCAGCATCCTGCTGCTGGCCACTCATGAGCTGATGCGCTGCCCACAAACGCCCTACCGGGTAATCATCAATGAGGCCATCGAGTTGGCCAAAGGCTATGGCGCCACCGACGGCCACCGGTTTGTCAACGGCGTGCTGGACAAGCTCGCCGCGCAGTTGCGCGCCGCCGAGATCGCCGCGCTGATGCGCGAGCGCCAGGGCTGA
- a CDS encoding ABC transporter ATP-binding protein, which yields MSAATVNNVLEVRDLCVAYGKVEALHNANICVGEGQIVTVIGPNGAGKTTMLSAIMGVLGSRGQITFDGRIEGVPEVERMVARGMNLVPEKRELFGEMSVEDNLVLGAFQRYRMGLRDHAQTLEEVYDIFPRLKERRSQLAGTLSGGERQMLAVGRALMAKPKLLMLDEPSLGLAPLIVREIFRIIAELRRRGVSILLVEQNARAALQVADYAYVLETGEIAMEGPAHKLADDPRVIEAYLGLGGKHQDKLAG from the coding sequence ATGAGCGCCGCGACCGTCAACAACGTTCTGGAAGTGCGCGACCTGTGCGTGGCCTATGGCAAGGTCGAGGCGCTGCACAACGCCAACATCTGCGTCGGCGAGGGGCAGATCGTCACCGTCATCGGCCCCAACGGTGCCGGCAAGACCACCATGCTGTCGGCGATCATGGGGGTATTGGGCTCGCGCGGGCAGATTACCTTTGACGGCCGCATCGAGGGCGTGCCGGAGGTCGAGCGCATGGTCGCCCGCGGCATGAACCTGGTGCCCGAAAAGCGCGAGCTGTTCGGCGAGATGAGCGTGGAGGATAACCTGGTGCTGGGTGCTTTCCAGCGTTACCGGATGGGCTTACGTGACCATGCTCAAACTTTGGAGGAGGTCTACGACATCTTCCCGCGCCTGAAGGAGCGTCGCAGCCAGCTGGCCGGCACGTTGTCGGGCGGCGAGCGCCAGATGCTGGCGGTGGGCCGCGCGCTGATGGCGAAACCGAAGCTTCTGATGCTGGACGAGCCCAGCCTGGGGCTGGCGCCACTGATTGTGCGCGAGATCTTTCGCATCATCGCGGAACTGCGCCGGCGCGGGGTGTCCATCCTGCTGGTGGAGCAGAACGCGCGCGCCGCGCTGCAGGTGGCCGATTATGCCTATGTGCTGGAGACTGGCGAGATCGCCATGGAAGGTCCGGCCCACAAGCTGGCCGACGACCCGCGCGTCATCGAAGCCTATCTGGGCCTTGGCGGAAAACATCAAGACAAGCTCGCTGGCTAG
- a CDS encoding HU family DNA-binding protein: protein MNKGEFVEALADRLDVSRAQADRALSGVLELIAEQLAKGEKVAFTGFGSFEVSKRAERTGRNPQTGATIKIAASSVPKFTAGATLKAAVNGK, encoded by the coding sequence ATGAACAAAGGTGAATTCGTCGAAGCCTTGGCTGACCGCCTGGATGTTTCCCGCGCTCAAGCCGACCGCGCCCTGTCGGGCGTGCTCGAACTCATCGCTGAGCAACTGGCCAAAGGCGAAAAGGTGGCCTTTACCGGTTTTGGCTCCTTCGAGGTTTCCAAGCGCGCCGAGCGCACCGGTCGCAATCCGCAGACCGGCGCCACCATCAAGATTGCCGCCTCCAGCGTGCCCAAGTTCACCGCCGGTGCAACCTTGAAAGCGGCGGTCAACGGCAAGTAA
- a CDS encoding glutathione S-transferase, translated as MKLFASLTSPYARKIRILLAEKGLPFELVVDSPWEANTRIPALNPLGKVPVLITDDGEAFFDSPVIAGYLETLRAEPAMLPADALEAVRVRQLEALADGITDAAVAALLESRRPDGQRSEAEIVRQKDKIARGLVELAKRADGHDWLHGGRFSLADVAAAVALAYLDLRHPDLDWRSSHPALGSFAEKMFARQSFADTKPPTC; from the coding sequence ATGAAGCTCTTTGCCTCGCTCACCAGTCCATACGCCCGCAAAATCCGCATTCTGCTGGCCGAAAAAGGCTTGCCCTTCGAACTCGTGGTGGACTCCCCCTGGGAGGCCAATACCCGCATTCCCGCGCTCAATCCGCTTGGCAAGGTGCCGGTCCTGATCACCGACGACGGTGAGGCTTTTTTCGACTCTCCGGTGATCGCCGGCTATTTGGAAACTTTGCGCGCCGAGCCCGCCATGCTGCCAGCCGACGCGCTGGAGGCGGTGCGGGTGCGCCAGCTCGAAGCGCTGGCCGACGGCATCACCGATGCTGCCGTGGCGGCCTTGCTCGAATCCCGCCGCCCGGACGGTCAGCGCAGCGAGGCCGAAATCGTCCGCCAGAAGGACAAAATCGCCCGCGGCTTGGTCGAACTGGCCAAGCGCGCGGACGGACACGACTGGCTGCATGGCGGACGCTTCAGTCTGGCCGATGTGGCCGCCGCGGTGGCGCTGGCCTATCTCGACCTGCGTCACCCCGATCTCGACTGGCGCAGCAGCCACCCGGCGCTTGGCTCCTTTGCCGAGAAAATGTTTGCGCGCCAGAGCTTTGCCGACACCAAACCGCCTACCTGCTGA
- a CDS encoding DEAD/DEAH box helicase: MTFDRLGLSEELLKAIQATGYTTPTAVQQQAIPAAIAGGDLLVSSQTGSGKTAAFTLPCLQRLSGRRPPQGSGPRVLMLAPTRELALQVAQAVHTYGRGLRWLNTACLVGGAPFSAQAKQLARHPDVIVATPGRLVDHLARRKLKLSDIEILVLDEADRMLDMGFQEDIEAIVRATPASRQTLLFSATLDGVVGKLAAGLTRNPQRIEIAGDDRAHGQIEQRLLFADGLSHKNRLLAAVLGCHTVNQAVVFTATKRGAEELALQLQEKGFSAAALHGDMNQGARNRTLQQLRTGRLAILVATDVAARGIDVAGISHVVNFDLPRQAEDYVHRIGRTGRAGRTGVAITLSGPREAGLIRAIERYTGDRLAVHTIAGLEPSPRATNPPRFGGRGRMSAQPPADRWAPGGVSVAPRGDGGRRSDSNQAPRRFCR, translated from the coding sequence ATGACATTCGATCGACTTGGTCTGAGCGAAGAATTGCTCAAAGCCATCCAGGCCACCGGTTACACCACCCCCACCGCGGTTCAGCAGCAAGCCATTCCGGCCGCAATCGCCGGAGGCGATTTGCTGGTGTCCTCGCAGACCGGCAGCGGCAAAACCGCGGCCTTCACCCTGCCTTGTTTGCAGCGCCTGAGCGGTCGCCGTCCGCCGCAGGGCAGCGGCCCGCGAGTGCTGATGCTGGCGCCGACCCGTGAGCTTGCCTTGCAAGTGGCGCAAGCAGTCCACACCTACGGTCGCGGGTTGCGCTGGTTGAACACCGCGTGCTTGGTGGGCGGCGCCCCTTTTTCTGCGCAGGCGAAGCAACTGGCCCGCCATCCAGATGTGATCGTGGCCACTCCCGGCCGCCTGGTCGATCACCTGGCGCGCCGAAAGCTTAAGTTGTCCGACATCGAAATCCTGGTGCTGGACGAAGCCGACCGTATGCTGGACATGGGTTTTCAGGAAGACATCGAAGCCATCGTGCGCGCCACCCCAGCCAGTCGCCAGACCCTGTTGTTTTCGGCCACGCTGGATGGTGTGGTTGGCAAGCTGGCGGCTGGACTGACCCGCAACCCGCAACGTATTGAAATTGCCGGCGACGACCGGGCGCACGGGCAGATCGAGCAGCGCCTGTTGTTTGCCGACGGGCTAAGCCACAAAAACAGGTTGCTGGCAGCGGTGCTCGGCTGCCACACGGTAAACCAGGCGGTGGTCTTTACCGCCACCAAGCGCGGCGCTGAGGAGCTTGCCTTGCAATTGCAGGAAAAAGGCTTTTCTGCGGCTGCCCTGCACGGCGACATGAACCAAGGCGCGCGCAACCGTACCTTGCAGCAGTTGCGCACCGGGCGGCTCGCGATTTTGGTGGCCACCGATGTGGCCGCGCGCGGCATCGATGTGGCCGGCATCAGCCATGTGGTCAATTTCGATCTGCCCCGCCAGGCCGAAGACTATGTGCACCGTATCGGTCGAACCGGCCGCGCCGGGCGCACCGGGGTGGCGATCACCCTGTCTGGGCCGCGTGAGGCCGGCCTCATCCGCGCCATCGAGCGCTACACCGGCGACCGTCTGGCCGTGCACACCATCGCCGGCTTGGAACCCAGTCCGCGTGCGACCAATCCGCCGCGCTTTGGCGGGCGTGGCCGCATGAGCGCGCAGCCTCCGGCCGATCGGTGGGCACCTGGCGGCGTGAGCGTGGCCCCGCGTGGCGATGGCGGCCGGCGCAGCGACTCCAATCAGGCGCCTCGCCGTTTTTGCCGATAA
- the cutA gene encoding divalent-cation tolerance protein CutA produces MSDETILLVLTNAPSAESARQIARSLVDARLAACVNILPACQSVYRWQGDVEEAAELPLLIKTTAAHYQAVEAAIRVAHPYELPEIIAVPVTQGLPDYLAWVAQETRRPASAPPAS; encoded by the coding sequence ATGTCCGATGAAACCATCCTGCTGGTCTTGACCAACGCCCCTAGCGCCGAAAGCGCCCGCCAGATCGCGCGCAGCTTGGTCGATGCACGCTTGGCGGCCTGCGTCAATATTCTGCCGGCGTGCCAATCGGTGTATCGCTGGCAGGGCGACGTGGAAGAGGCTGCCGAACTGCCGTTACTCATCAAAACCACCGCGGCGCATTACCAGGCGGTGGAGGCGGCCATCCGTGTGGCCCACCCTTACGAACTTCCGGAGATCATCGCAGTCCCTGTGACGCAGGGTTTGCCGGATTACCTTGCCTGGGTAGCCCAAGAAACCCGGCGCCCGGCTTCCGCCCCGCCGGCATCCTGA
- a CDS encoding ABC transporter permease subunit, giving the protein MKFTLSARVVLGAFLAAVLLAPLLLSAFYVTLLNYIGLYAMVALGLVLLTGVGGLTSFGQAAFVGLGAYTTAVLTTASDLPGWLAWLSGSPWLSLLAGLVLTAAVAIVLGSLTLKLSGHYLPLGTIAWGISLYFLFGNLASLGGHTGLTGIPPIAVFGYELSQGHQIYYLIWLFLLIGLYTTSNLLDSREGRAIRALKGGMVMAEAMGVDTARSRMVIFVIAALLACASGWLYAHMQRFVNPTPFGLHIGIEYLFMAVVGGAAQVWGALVGAGVITVLKQWLQDVLPKLFGQSGNFEVIFFGLLLVLILHKARGGLWPILVNLVGRVVPVQAAQRRIDAGAEPLPRRTLPQAGEVLLEAKNVTRRFGGLVANNNMSLTVRAGEILALIGPNGAGKSTMFNQISGVDTPTSGDVLFRGQSVVGLGSRAIAKLGMSRTFQHVKLLPTMSVLENVAIGAHLRGTKGVLSAAWRFDRAEEARLLAEAARQIERVGLAEHMFDEAGALALGQQRILEIARALCADPCLLLLDEPAAGLRLKEKEALANLLKKLRAEGMGILLVEHDMDFVMGLVDRVVVMEFGEKIAEGLPEEVQQNPAVLEAYLGGVE; this is encoded by the coding sequence ATGAAGTTCACGCTCTCTGCGCGCGTGGTGCTAGGCGCCTTCCTCGCCGCCGTGCTGCTCGCGCCGCTTCTGCTGTCGGCCTTCTATGTCACCTTGCTCAATTACATCGGTCTGTACGCCATGGTGGCGCTCGGCCTGGTGCTGCTGACCGGCGTCGGCGGGCTGACCAGCTTCGGGCAGGCGGCCTTCGTTGGCCTTGGCGCCTACACCACCGCGGTGCTGACCACTGCGTCCGACCTGCCCGGCTGGCTGGCTTGGCTGAGCGGTTCGCCCTGGTTGAGCTTGCTGGCCGGTCTGGTGCTGACCGCGGCGGTGGCCATCGTGCTCGGCTCGCTTACACTCAAACTCTCCGGTCACTATTTGCCTTTGGGTACCATTGCCTGGGGGATCAGCCTGTATTTTCTGTTCGGCAACCTCGCCTCCCTGGGCGGGCATACCGGTCTGACCGGTATTCCGCCGATTGCCGTTTTTGGCTATGAGCTTTCACAGGGGCATCAGATTTACTATCTGATCTGGCTGTTTTTGCTGATCGGCCTCTATACCACCAGCAATCTGTTGGATTCGCGCGAAGGGCGCGCCATCCGCGCGCTCAAGGGCGGCATGGTGATGGCCGAGGCGATGGGGGTGGATACCGCGCGCTCGCGCATGGTGATCTTCGTCATCGCTGCGCTTTTGGCCTGTGCGTCGGGCTGGCTGTATGCCCATATGCAGCGCTTCGTCAACCCCACTCCCTTCGGCCTGCACATCGGCATCGAGTATTTGTTCATGGCCGTGGTCGGCGGCGCGGCCCAGGTGTGGGGGGCGTTGGTGGGCGCCGGGGTGATTACCGTGCTCAAACAATGGCTGCAGGATGTGCTGCCCAAGTTGTTTGGCCAGAGCGGCAATTTCGAGGTGATTTTTTTCGGCCTGCTGCTGGTGCTGATCCTGCATAAAGCCCGCGGCGGCTTGTGGCCGATCCTGGTGAACCTGGTCGGGCGGGTGGTGCCGGTACAAGCCGCCCAGCGGCGCATCGACGCCGGCGCCGAGCCGCTGCCGCGGCGCACGCTGCCGCAAGCGGGCGAAGTACTGCTCGAGGCCAAGAATGTCACCCGCCGTTTCGGTGGCCTAGTGGCCAACAACAACATGAGCCTCACCGTGCGCGCGGGCGAGATTCTGGCGCTGATCGGCCCCAACGGAGCCGGTAAAAGCACGATGTTCAACCAGATCTCTGGCGTGGATACGCCGACTTCGGGCGATGTGCTGTTCCGCGGCCAGTCGGTGGTGGGGCTGGGTTCGCGGGCGATTGCCAAACTGGGCATGAGCCGCACTTTTCAGCATGTGAAACTGCTGCCTACGATGAGCGTGCTGGAAAATGTGGCCATCGGTGCCCATCTGCGCGGCACCAAGGGCGTGCTGAGCGCGGCCTGGCGCTTCGATCGTGCCGAGGAAGCGCGCCTTTTGGCCGAAGCAGCGCGGCAGATCGAACGTGTCGGCCTGGCCGAGCATATGTTCGATGAAGCGGGTGCCTTGGCGCTGGGCCAGCAGCGTATTCTGGAGATCGCCCGTGCGCTGTGCGCCGACCCCTGCCTGCTGTTGCTCGATGAGCCAGCTGCCGGTCTGCGACTGAAGGAAAAGGAGGCGCTCGCCAACCTGCTGAAGAAACTGCGCGCGGAAGGCATGGGCATTTTGCTGGTCGAGCATGACATGGATTTTGTCATGGGCTTGGTCGACCGGGTGGTGGTGATGGAATTCGGCGAGAAGATCGCCGAAGGTCTGCCCGAGGAAGTGCAACAGAATCCGGCGGTGCTGGAAGCCTATCTGGGAGGGGTGGAATGA